From Lysobacter auxotrophicus, the proteins below share one genomic window:
- a CDS encoding PspA/IM30 family protein, with product MSALSRIFGRVREQLAELGEAIAPADAQRDLDDDIRTSDARVRELRAALAELQARRFTAIERIDQTIAAIVQREAQAVASLQAGERELAQDVAADIVQLEHARDDEQAFVAQLDGRIAQLRHLVEEGENGLRRLQLQLDALRAAETVQRAQETVAGRQNGLPQNAIESLLRARRQSAPRESGDAGSEPAGNPDLDARLRAAGIDERNARAQLVLDRLAQRMTDTTPPARRRSRQARTPKGSR from the coding sequence ATGAGCGCGCTGTCCCGCATCTTCGGCCGCGTGCGCGAACAACTGGCCGAGCTGGGCGAGGCCATCGCGCCGGCCGACGCGCAACGCGACCTCGACGACGACATCCGCACCAGCGATGCCCGCGTGCGCGAGCTTCGCGCCGCGCTCGCCGAGCTGCAGGCCAGGCGCTTCACCGCGATCGAACGCATCGACCAGACCATCGCCGCGATCGTGCAGCGCGAGGCGCAGGCGGTCGCGTCGCTGCAGGCCGGCGAGCGCGAACTCGCGCAGGACGTCGCCGCCGACATCGTGCAACTCGAACACGCCCGCGACGACGAGCAGGCGTTCGTCGCGCAGCTCGACGGACGCATCGCGCAGCTGCGTCACCTGGTCGAGGAAGGTGAGAACGGCCTGCGCCGGTTGCAGCTTCAACTCGACGCGCTACGCGCCGCCGAAACCGTGCAACGCGCGCAGGAAACCGTGGCCGGCCGCCAGAACGGGCTGCCGCAGAACGCGATCGAATCGCTGCTGCGTGCGCGCCGGCAATCCGCGCCGCGCGAATCCGGCGACGCGGGCAGCGAGCCGGCCGGGAATCCCGATCTCGACGCGCGCCTGCGCGCGGCCGGCATCGACGAACGCAACGCCCGTGCGCAGCTCGTGCTCGACCGGCTGGCGCAGCGGATGACGGACACGACGCCACCCGCGCGGCGTCGAAGCAGACAGGCCAGGACACCGAAGGGTTCACGATGA
- a CDS encoding YjfI family protein: protein MKGPRPKSSTEYVREFRERMRQEGFVKKDVWILPEHAQELSAVERRLRLPGGADTRGTEGAATAWTARSLQAALAESRPVRAGYVSLELLEGVQPSLHLVMHEHGDLPVFVAVSGEQIIVESLMWPVADVLDTAAFNAHVLRTHKVLPLSNMAVETIGGVACYIMYGALDTHSSLANVIFEIETLAENVLNAAEAYAPFLREELLEGVA from the coding sequence ATGAAAGGACCTCGCCCGAAGTCGTCCACCGAGTACGTCCGGGAATTCCGCGAACGGATGCGGCAGGAAGGCTTCGTCAAGAAGGATGTCTGGATCCTCCCGGAGCATGCGCAGGAGCTGAGCGCCGTCGAGCGCCGCCTGCGACTTCCGGGGGGCGCCGACACGCGCGGGACCGAGGGCGCGGCGACGGCGTGGACCGCGCGCAGCCTGCAGGCCGCGCTGGCCGAATCGCGCCCGGTCCGTGCGGGGTACGTCTCGCTGGAGCTGCTCGAAGGCGTGCAGCCCAGCCTCCATCTGGTGATGCACGAACACGGCGACCTGCCGGTGTTCGTCGCCGTCAGCGGCGAGCAGATCATCGTCGAATCGCTGATGTGGCCGGTGGCCGACGTGCTCGACACCGCCGCCTTCAACGCGCACGTGCTGCGCACGCACAAGGTGCTGCCGCTGTCGAACATGGCGGTGGAAACCATCGGCGGCGTCGCCTGCTACATCATGTACGGCGCGCTGGACACGCATTCCAGCCTCGCCAACGTGATCTTCGAGATCGAGACGCTCGCCGAGAACGTGCTCAACGCGGCCGAAGCCTACGCGCCGTTCCTTCGCGAGGAACTGCTGGAGGGCGTGGCATGA